One region of Dryobates pubescens isolate bDryPub1 chromosome 20, bDryPub1.pri, whole genome shotgun sequence genomic DNA includes:
- the SFPQ gene encoding splicing factor, proline- and glutamine-rich isoform X2 produces MSRDRFRSRGGGGGGFHRRGGGGGRGGPNHDFRSPPPGMGMGQNRGPMGGGPQGPGGPPGGGPKPEPPKPPVSTSAPPSSSSSSASTTAGAAASQAGPGAPPPSTLPAGQQQQQQQTPVSTPSSTPSGPGGQPQPKPSPSPTPAGGPKKGQGQSPGGGPKGPGGPQQGPGGPHKGGPGHRGGPGGEPRGRGQQQHQGQQSLSSQQGSAGGGSGGEKLSDEGFKANLSLLRRPGEKTYTQRCRLFVGNLPADITDEDFKRLFAKYGEPGEVFINKGKGFGFIKLESRALAEIAKAELDDTPMRGRQLRVRFATHAAALSVRNLSPYVSNELLEEAFSQFGPVERAVVIVDDRGRSTGKGIVEFASKPAARKAFERCTEGVFLLTTTPRPVIVEPLEQLDDEDGLPEKLAQKNPMYQKERETPPRFAQPGSFEFEYSQRWKSLDEMEKQQREQVAKNMKDAKDKLESEMEDAYHEHQANLLRQDLMRRQEELRRMEELHNQEMQKRKEIQLRNTTAASARI; encoded by the exons ATGTCGCGGGATCGGTTCCGTAGCCGTGGCGGCGGTGGAGGCGGCTTCCACCGGCGTGGCGGCGGCGGTGGCCGTGGCGGCCCTAACCACGATTTCCGATCTCCACCGCCCGGCATGGGCATGGGCCAGAATCGCGGCCCTATGGGGGGCGGCCCGCAGGGCCCGGGCGGCCCACCGGGTGGAGGCCCGAAGCCTGAGCCTCCGAAGCCACCTGTGTCAACCTCTGCTCCGCCTTCTTCGTCCTCTTCATCTGCCTCTACCACGGCGGGAGCTGCCGCCAGCCAGGCCGGTCCAGGAGCGCCTCCGCCGTCCACACTGCccgcaggacagcagcagcagcaacagcagaccCCGGTCTCGACGCCCTCTTCTACTCCTTCTGGCCCTGGAGGGCAGCCGCAGCCCAAAccgagccccagccccacccccgCCGGCGGCCCTAAGAAAGGACAAGGACAATCTCCCGGTGGCGGGCCCAAGGGACCGGGCGGCCCTCAACAGGGACCCGGAGGGCCGCACAAGGGCGGGCCGGGGCACCGCGGCGGGCCGGGCGGAGAGCCACGGGGCcgcgggcagcagcagcaccagggacagcagagcctctcctctcagcaaGGCTCGGCCggtggcggcagcggcggcgagAAACTCTCGGACGAG GGATTTAAAGCTAACCTCTCCCTTCTGAGGCGACCCGGGGAGAAGACCTATACTCAGCGTTGCCGCTTGTTTGTTGGGAATTTGCCTGCTGATATAACAGACGAAGACTTTAAAAGACTGTTCGCCAAATATGGGGAGCCAGGAGAGGTTTTTATCAACAAGGGAAAAGGCTTTGGATTCATTAAATTG GAATCTAGAGCCCTTGCAGAAATTGCGAAGGCAGAACTGGACGATACCCCCATGAGGGGCAGACAGCTTCGTGTTCGGTTTGCCAcacatgctgctgctctttccgTGCGTAATCTTTCACCCTATGTGTCCAACGAGTTATTGGAGGAGGCTTTTTCCCAGTTCGGTCCAGTGGAAAGAGCTGTTGTGATTGTAGATGATCGAGGTAGATCTACGGGAAAAGGCATTGTTGAGTTTGCATCAAAGCCAGCTGCACGAAAAGCATTTGAACGGTGTACTGAGGGAGTGTTTTTGTTGACAAC CACTCCTAGGCCAGTTATTGTGGAACCGTTGGAACAATTGGATGATGAAGATGGTCTTCCAGAAAAGCTTGCTCAGAAGAATCCGATGTATCAAAA ggagagagagactccTCCCCGTTttgctcagcctggcagtttTGAATTTGAATATTCCCAGAGGTGGAAATCTTTAgatgaaatggaaaagcagcagagagagcaagTAGCAAAAAACATGAAAGATGCCAAGGACAAACTTGAAAGTGAGATGGAAGATGCTTATCATGAGCATCAGGCAAACCTCCTGCGTCAAG